Proteins from a single region of Geothrix sp. PMB-07:
- a CDS encoding PH domain-containing protein, with protein MATETFKASRWTKGNHLFTTVIEVTETAVVRRKRSWFTVNEISIHLSKVASVRIDTGLFWSDILIESTGGSDPLTSHGHSKADARRIKELIEAAQSRQMK; from the coding sequence ATGGCCACCGAGACCTTCAAGGCCAGCCGCTGGACCAAGGGCAACCACCTGTTCACCACGGTCATCGAGGTTACGGAAACCGCCGTGGTGCGCCGCAAGCGCTCCTGGTTCACGGTCAACGAGATCAGCATCCATCTCTCCAAGGTGGCCAGTGTCCGCATCGACACGGGCCTCTTCTGGTCGGACATCCTCATCGAAAGCACCGGCGGCAGCGATCCGCTGACCAGCCATGGCCACTCCAAGGCCGATGCGCGGCGCATCAAGGAACTCATCGAAGCAGCCCAGAGCCGGCAGATGAAATGA